In Pseudochaenichthys georgianus unplaced genomic scaffold, fPseGeo1.2 scaffold_582_arrow_ctg1, whole genome shotgun sequence, a single genomic region encodes these proteins:
- the LOC117443320 gene encoding zinc transporter ZIP3-like isoform X2 — protein MIILTNYNTNNNGFRRRLLSLISCFAGGVFLATCLLEQLPDYLQSIEEAFSSAGVTLQFPLPEFIMAMGFFLVLVLEQVILAFKDQPQVKECRALLPNSSANSQRHGASEESGGSLFHADLSAQSALRSFVLVFSLSLHSVLEGLAVGLQEIYVASSDSGADGPQEHHLLQPGLHAVTGPAAAPPGGRLPAAVCRHVAAGHRPGLGTLGDEGAPAAPAGPLHAAGSGGGKLPLHHLHGDPAARAGLRREPHPQGGLAAGWLRLGHRRALHQTVIIPGSSYWLEQTPHVILCWTGSAARLSAAEPILHKENLVSAI, from the exons ATGATCATACTAACTAATtacaatactaataataatg GTTTTCGGCGCAGGCTGCTCAGCCTGATCAGCTGTTTTGCAGGAGGAGTGTTTTTGGCCACCTGTCTGCTGGAGCAGCTGCCGGACTACCTGCAGAGCATCGAGGAGGCCTTCAGCAGCGCGGGGGTCACC CTTCAGTTCCCTCTGCCTGAGTTCATCATGGCGATGGGTTTCTtcctggttctggttctggagCAGGTCATCCTGGCCTTTAAGGACCAGCCTCAGGTGAAGGAGTGTCGCGCTCTGCTGCCGAACTCCAGCGCCAACTCCCAGCGCCACGGCGCGTCAGAGGAGTCCGGCGGCAGCCTCTTCCACGCGGACCTGAGCGCGCAGTCGGCCCTGCGCTCCTTCGTCCTGGTCTTCTCGCTGTCGCTGCACTCCGTGTTGGAGGGGCTGGCGGTGGGCCTGCAGGAGATCTAcgtggcaag ttctgactctggggctgATGGTCCACAAGAGCATCATCTCCTTCAGCCTGGCCTGCACGCTGTCACGGGGCCGGCtgcggctccccctggtggccGGCTGCCTGCTGCTGTTTGCCGCCATGTCGCCGCTGGGCATCGGCCTGGGCTCGGCACTCTCGGAGACGAAGGCGCCCCGGCAGCACCGGCTGGCCCGCTGCACGCTGCAGGGTCTGGCGGCGGGAAGCTTCCTCTACATCACCTTCATGGAGATCCTGCCGCACGAGCTGGGCTCCGGAGGGAACCGCATCCCCAGGGTGGCCTCGCTGCTGGCTGGCTTCGCCTTGGTCACCGCCGTGCTCTTCATCAAACTGTAATCATCCCAGGGAg TTCTTACTGGCTCGAACAAACCCCTCACGTGATCCTCTGCTGGACGGGAAGCGCCGCTCGTCTCTCTGCAGCTGAACCGATATTACACAAAGAAAACCTTGTATCTGCTATTTAA
- the LOC117443320 gene encoding zinc transporter ZIP1-like isoform X3, which yields MSAVVGGVSPSALRAPGGALVLLLSVTLLSGFSPLCIARGGGCCSMDPRFRRRLLSLISCFAGGVFLATCLLEQLPDYLQSIEEAFSSAGVTLQFPLPEFIMAMGFFLVLVLEQVILAFKDQPQVKECRALLPNSSANSQRHGASEESGGSLFHADLSAQSALRSFVLVFSLSLHSVLEGLAVGLQEIYVARQVLTLGLMVHKSIISFSLACTLSRGRLRLPLVAGCLLLFAAMSPLGIGLGSALSETKAPRQHRLARCTLQGLAAGSFLYITFMEILPHELGSGGNRIPRVASLLAGFALVTAVLFIKL from the exons ATGTCCGCTGTGGTGGGGGGGGTCTCCCCCTCCGCCCTCAGGGCTCCTGGGGGGGCTCTGGTTCTCCTGCTCTCCGTCACGCTGCTGTCTGGATTCAGCCCGCTGTGCATCGCTCGGGGAGGGGGCTGCTGCAGCATGGACCCAC GTTTTCGGCGCAGGCTGCTCAGCCTGATCAGCTGTTTTGCAGGAGGAGTGTTTTTGGCCACCTGTCTGCTGGAGCAGCTGCCGGACTACCTGCAGAGCATCGAGGAGGCCTTCAGCAGCGCGGGGGTCACC CTTCAGTTCCCTCTGCCTGAGTTCATCATGGCGATGGGTTTCTtcctggttctggttctggagCAGGTCATCCTGGCCTTTAAGGACCAGCCTCAGGTGAAGGAGTGTCGCGCTCTGCTGCCGAACTCCAGCGCCAACTCCCAGCGCCACGGCGCGTCAGAGGAGTCCGGCGGCAGCCTCTTCCACGCGGACCTGAGCGCGCAGTCGGCCCTGCGCTCCTTCGTCCTGGTCTTCTCGCTGTCGCTGCACTCCGTGTTGGAGGGGCTGGCGGTGGGCCTGCAGGAGATCTAcgtggcaaggcaag ttctgactctggggctgATGGTCCACAAGAGCATCATCTCCTTCAGCCTGGCCTGCACGCTGTCACGGGGCCGGCtgcggctccccctggtggccGGCTGCCTGCTGCTGTTTGCCGCCATGTCGCCGCTGGGCATCGGCCTGGGCTCGGCACTCTCGGAGACGAAGGCGCCCCGGCAGCACCGGCTGGCCCGCTGCACGCTGCAGGGTCTGGCGGCGGGAAGCTTCCTCTACATCACCTTCATGGAGATCCTGCCGCACGAGCTGGGCTCCGGAGGGAACCGCATCCCCAGGGTGGCCTCGCTGCTGGCTGGCTTCGCCTTGGTCACCGCCGTGCTCTTCATCAAACTGTAA
- the LOC117443320 gene encoding zinc transporter ZIP3-like isoform X1 produces the protein MSAVVGGVSPSALRAPGGALVLLLSVTLLSGFSPLCIARGGGCCSMDPRFRRRLLSLISCFAGGVFLATCLLEQLPDYLQSIEEAFSSAGVTLQFPLPEFIMAMGFFLVLVLEQVILAFKDQPQVKECRALLPNSSANSQRHGASEESGGSLFHADLSAQSALRSFVLVFSLSLHSVLEGLAVGLQEIYVASSDSGADGPQEHHLLQPGLHAVTGPAAAPPGGRLPAAVCRHVAAGHRPGLGTLGDEGAPAAPAGPLHAAGSGGGKLPLHHLHGDPAARAGLRREPHPQGGLAAGWLRLGHRRALHQTVIIPGSSYWLEQTPHVILCWTGSAARLSAAEPILHKENLVSAI, from the exons ATGTCCGCTGTGGTGGGGGGGGTCTCCCCCTCCGCCCTCAGGGCTCCTGGGGGGGCTCTGGTTCTCCTGCTCTCCGTCACGCTGCTGTCTGGATTCAGCCCGCTGTGCATCGCTCGGGGAGGGGGCTGCTGCAGCATGGACCCAC GTTTTCGGCGCAGGCTGCTCAGCCTGATCAGCTGTTTTGCAGGAGGAGTGTTTTTGGCCACCTGTCTGCTGGAGCAGCTGCCGGACTACCTGCAGAGCATCGAGGAGGCCTTCAGCAGCGCGGGGGTCACC CTTCAGTTCCCTCTGCCTGAGTTCATCATGGCGATGGGTTTCTtcctggttctggttctggagCAGGTCATCCTGGCCTTTAAGGACCAGCCTCAGGTGAAGGAGTGTCGCGCTCTGCTGCCGAACTCCAGCGCCAACTCCCAGCGCCACGGCGCGTCAGAGGAGTCCGGCGGCAGCCTCTTCCACGCGGACCTGAGCGCGCAGTCGGCCCTGCGCTCCTTCGTCCTGGTCTTCTCGCTGTCGCTGCACTCCGTGTTGGAGGGGCTGGCGGTGGGCCTGCAGGAGATCTAcgtggcaag ttctgactctggggctgATGGTCCACAAGAGCATCATCTCCTTCAGCCTGGCCTGCACGCTGTCACGGGGCCGGCtgcggctccccctggtggccGGCTGCCTGCTGCTGTTTGCCGCCATGTCGCCGCTGGGCATCGGCCTGGGCTCGGCACTCTCGGAGACGAAGGCGCCCCGGCAGCACCGGCTGGCCCGCTGCACGCTGCAGGGTCTGGCGGCGGGAAGCTTCCTCTACATCACCTTCATGGAGATCCTGCCGCACGAGCTGGGCTCCGGAGGGAACCGCATCCCCAGGGTGGCCTCGCTGCTGGCTGGCTTCGCCTTGGTCACCGCCGTGCTCTTCATCAAACTGTAATCATCCCAGGGAg TTCTTACTGGCTCGAACAAACCCCTCACGTGATCCTCTGCTGGACGGGAAGCGCCGCTCGTCTCTCTGCAGCTGAACCGATATTACACAAAGAAAACCTTGTATCTGCTATTTAA